In one Leptospira fletcheri genomic region, the following are encoded:
- a CDS encoding DUF2339 domain-containing protein translates to MLEFFGFIGFLVMIFFFVYPLLLGARVKELKGRLKELESRIDELESEKFVSVSKETQKTQGPVREKKSTLTTLPPPVPEFPKKREPSPILEPADSAPSRSLASFWKSPLWEKIEKSLAQNWTGIFGTVILVMGVGFLGIYAALKMSPFLRFLMVLGIAGGLFACSIYLSTREFWKQIAYWLRSAAGAVVLFACLGSVSFQGMKWVETESLGLLLVLLGVFVNLSLAWFASFQKFASLHIVLSLLALAILPMTDLVYGVAIGVSVFGLFLSYRSQWEYHLIYSVLSFAAINFLYREHVFSSGASPESVGRMYGMIGTLLVGSVSVLVHYRKVYSSQKFDKFAFLSHFISWFATAIGFAFYATGSKWNAPILVLAAIFVFLHARRARTVGIRWLYLTDTLVSLGIACLGVVFLSRWELHYLSVNLILSFLFFSFFFVASEEKEKTLMRVGGALLHFSLFFFLVLLWFYKTEENGDLRSFLCFSTSLGMISLSLAIQILDSTRYSDRLNSWDDIYGLSEKLKVSPAGILCGFLVSALCFETAGGIRDLWILSCLGILLLFLRQRTNWNGLGMGMFPFTIAIHFLVFSSWENIGEVDRFLRALPVIFFCFSAIPLSKIRGADAGERYLSQPGVILFSLHLALQIFVLGNPTSSFLPGIVWLLFSLFYLEFYRFLIEKKGSLSIGWKRGFSEAAPIWASFALVFAGLFLGAHILVHLQSEFSVGFLKVRLLVQIFAICAFVYWASSSFPLVEENPIWFRNCLPLFWELALVVLITAVSLEVPNTWLPVAWILLAFLTEAVSRTALSVSRFHFYSLVLFWLSCGHTAFLSSSNATPSIFWADQEWVGGLVSLFFQTGYLILIYLRPSFLPQSSEGFPLLVDRFAGKIDSRVNMMIFYPLFITVALFLFWSFDTAFLTLLWMTEVFVVFLVGLFLRESHFRYVSLTAMMLCLLRLIFWDLSKSSTITRAFVFLGVGGILILMNTLYGKYKVSEGKKSDVQ, encoded by the coding sequence ATGTTGGAATTTTTCGGTTTTATTGGCTTTTTGGTTATGATCTTTTTCTTCGTTTATCCCCTCCTTTTGGGGGCGAGGGTAAAGGAATTGAAAGGAAGATTGAAGGAGTTGGAGAGTCGGATCGACGAATTGGAATCTGAAAAATTCGTTTCGGTCTCAAAGGAGACCCAAAAGACACAAGGCCCCGTTCGGGAGAAAAAATCAACTCTGACGACCTTGCCTCCTCCGGTCCCCGAATTCCCGAAAAAACGAGAGCCTTCTCCGATTTTGGAGCCTGCAGACTCCGCACCGAGCCGATCCCTTGCTTCTTTTTGGAAGTCTCCCCTTTGGGAAAAAATCGAAAAGTCCTTGGCTCAGAATTGGACGGGGATTTTCGGAACAGTCATTTTGGTAATGGGGGTCGGCTTCCTAGGAATTTATGCCGCCTTAAAGATGTCCCCTTTTCTCCGGTTCCTTATGGTATTAGGAATCGCTGGCGGACTGTTTGCGTGTTCGATCTATCTTAGTACGAGAGAATTTTGGAAACAGATCGCCTATTGGCTTAGAAGCGCTGCCGGTGCGGTTGTGCTTTTTGCCTGTTTAGGTTCCGTTTCTTTTCAGGGAATGAAATGGGTCGAGACCGAATCTTTAGGATTGCTGCTAGTTTTACTCGGAGTCTTTGTCAATCTGTCCTTGGCTTGGTTTGCCTCATTTCAAAAGTTTGCCAGTCTTCATATCGTTCTGAGTTTGCTCGCGTTGGCGATTTTGCCGATGACGGATCTGGTCTACGGTGTTGCTATCGGCGTCTCCGTTTTCGGTTTGTTTTTGTCCTATCGATCCCAATGGGAATATCATCTCATCTATAGCGTACTTTCCTTTGCTGCGATCAACTTTCTTTACAGAGAGCACGTATTTTCCTCCGGTGCAAGTCCGGAATCCGTAGGTAGGATGTATGGGATGATCGGTACCCTTTTGGTCGGTTCCGTTTCCGTTTTGGTCCATTATCGGAAGGTTTATTCTTCGCAGAAGTTCGATAAGTTCGCTTTTCTCAGTCATTTTATCTCTTGGTTTGCGACTGCAATAGGTTTTGCATTCTATGCTACCGGCTCTAAATGGAACGCTCCTATTCTTGTTCTTGCGGCTATTTTTGTTTTCTTGCATGCGAGAAGGGCGAGAACCGTCGGCATACGCTGGTTGTATCTGACGGACACTCTCGTTTCCTTGGGAATTGCCTGTTTAGGCGTCGTATTTTTAAGTAGATGGGAATTACATTATTTATCCGTAAATTTGATTTTAAGCTTTCTTTTTTTCTCCTTCTTCTTCGTAGCTTCGGAGGAAAAAGAGAAAACTCTTATGAGAGTCGGGGGCGCCCTACTTCATTTTTCTCTTTTTTTCTTTTTGGTTTTATTATGGTTCTATAAGACGGAAGAGAACGGGGATCTAAGATCTTTCCTTTGCTTCTCTACGTCTTTAGGAATGATCTCCCTTTCTCTCGCGATTCAGATTCTGGATAGTACCCGATATTCGGATAGATTGAACTCGTGGGATGATATATACGGATTATCCGAAAAATTGAAAGTTTCTCCCGCCGGGATTCTCTGCGGCTTTTTGGTCTCAGCGCTCTGTTTCGAGACTGCGGGCGGAATCCGCGATTTATGGATCCTTTCCTGTCTCGGGATTCTCCTGCTTTTTTTACGCCAAAGAACGAACTGGAACGGTTTGGGCATGGGAATGTTTCCTTTTACGATCGCCATCCATTTCCTGGTGTTTTCTTCGTGGGAAAATATAGGGGAGGTAGATCGATTTTTGCGGGCTCTCCCCGTCATTTTCTTTTGCTTCTCCGCAATTCCATTATCGAAAATCCGAGGTGCCGACGCCGGGGAAAGATATTTGTCGCAACCCGGCGTCATCTTATTTTCGCTCCATTTAGCTTTGCAAATATTCGTGTTAGGAAACCCGACGTCCTCCTTTCTTCCGGGAATCGTTTGGCTTTTGTTCTCGCTATTCTATCTAGAATTTTATCGATTTCTAATCGAGAAAAAGGGAAGTTTGTCGATCGGTTGGAAAAGAGGATTTTCGGAAGCCGCTCCGATTTGGGCTTCCTTTGCACTGGTCTTTGCGGGTTTATTCTTAGGTGCTCATATCCTGGTCCATCTGCAATCCGAGTTTTCCGTCGGTTTCCTAAAAGTTCGTTTGCTGGTGCAGATTTTCGCGATATGCGCTTTCGTTTATTGGGCCTCTAGCTCCTTCCCTTTGGTAGAAGAGAATCCGATTTGGTTTCGAAATTGCCTGCCTTTGTTTTGGGAGTTAGCTCTGGTCGTTTTGATTACGGCCGTTTCTTTGGAAGTCCCGAACACATGGTTACCGGTTGCTTGGATCCTACTCGCATTTTTGACGGAGGCAGTGAGTAGAACCGCCTTGTCCGTTTCCAGATTCCATTTCTATTCTTTGGTGTTATTTTGGCTTTCTTGCGGACATACTGCTTTCCTATCTAGTTCCAATGCCACCCCGTCCATTTTTTGGGCGGACCAGGAATGGGTGGGAGGACTCGTTTCTCTGTTTTTCCAAACGGGTTATCTGATTCTGATCTATCTAAGACCTTCTTTTCTGCCGCAATCGTCGGAAGGCTTCCCCCTTCTGGTGGACCGTTTCGCCGGAAAAATAGATTCGAGGGTCAATATGATGATCTTCTATCCGCTTTTTATCACGGTAGCCTTATTCCTATTCTGGAGTTTCGATACGGCTTTCCTGACTTTACTTTGGATGACTGAAGTGTTCGTGGTATTTTTAGTCGGGCTTTTTTTGAGGGAAAGCCATTTCAGATACGTATCATTGACGGCCATGATGCTTTGTCTCTTGCGTCTGATTTTTTGGGATCTTTCCAAATCATCTACGATCACTCGTGCTTTCGTTTTCTTGGGAGTAGGGGGAATATTAATTTTAATGAATACGCTTTACGGAAAATACAAAGTTTCCGAGGGAAAGAAATCGGATGTTCAATAA
- a CDS encoding alpha/beta hydrolase produces MRLMILFGILFGAILLLCSAFVVLLYYNQHKLIFFPEILPEDYSYSFPEPFEEVELRLPDGEKIYGLYFRTTSESKGTVLYFHGNAGSLRTWGSVSEDILTNGWDILITDYRGYGKSRANLTERGLYEDAERWYSYLRNERGIPENRIVLYGRSIGTGVVVDLSLKTEPRFLILETPYTSMVDLSKIFYPFLPSTFLAFKLDSKSKISKISSPIFIFHGTEDEIVPYSQGKSLYDLAIREGKKAQFIPVAGGSHNDLSVFPEYRRELKRILSR; encoded by the coding sequence ATGAGACTTATGATTCTGTTCGGAATCCTATTCGGGGCGATTCTTTTGCTTTGTTCGGCGTTTGTCGTACTACTCTATTACAATCAGCACAAACTGATCTTCTTTCCCGAAATATTGCCGGAGGATTATTCCTATTCATTTCCCGAACCGTTCGAAGAAGTCGAGCTGCGGTTACCCGACGGGGAAAAGATATATGGATTGTATTTTCGCACGACCTCGGAGTCCAAGGGAACCGTTCTCTATTTCCATGGAAATGCGGGAAGCCTACGTACTTGGGGAAGCGTTTCCGAAGACATACTTACCAACGGTTGGGACATTTTAATAACCGACTATAGAGGATACGGAAAAAGTAGGGCGAATCTCACGGAACGTGGATTGTACGAAGATGCGGAGCGTTGGTATTCTTACCTGAGGAACGAAAGAGGAATTCCTGAAAATCGCATCGTCCTCTACGGTCGTTCCATAGGAACCGGAGTAGTAGTCGATCTATCCCTGAAAACCGAACCGCGTTTTCTAATCCTGGAAACACCCTATACTTCGATGGTAGATCTATCGAAAATTTTCTATCCGTTTCTTCCGAGTACCTTTCTTGCGTTCAAGTTGGATTCGAAATCCAAAATTTCGAAAATCTCCTCCCCGATTTTCATATTTCATGGGACGGAGGACGAGATCGTCCCGTATTCCCAAGGAAAGTCTCTTTACGATCTAGCGATTCGGGAAGGAAAAAAAGCCCAGTTTATTCCCGTTGCGGGAGGAAGTCACAACGATCTCTCCGTTTTTCCGGAATACCGTAGAGAACTGAAACGGATCCTTTCCCGTTAG
- a CDS encoding alkaline phosphatase D family protein: protein MNRSAAIFVIFSLASFLSVGGKSKIPTQTDSISLRNGPMVGYSTHKEVKLWVQTKNPAKVYAEYFPVQDPKTRKKTSEIMTRHENGNVAHLIADFLEPGTVYSYIIYVDDVPLEIRNTQQFRTLPIWIGKQNGPPNFRFALGSCSFINDPKYDTQPKPYGGNYEIFRSILSKEPEFMLWMGDNIYLREPDWDSRTGFLYRYTHQRAVPELAPLLARVHQYAIWDDHDWGPNDSDSSFWLRDTAEEMFKLFWTNPNYAKRGIYGSFTWGDAQFFLMDDRTFRTANDNKTGKRSYLGEKQLDWLINSLAFSKYTFKFVVVGGQVLNPLEVYENYSTYSDERNRLIAAIRKLKLKNVIFLTGDRHFTELSLLEENGEEPLYDLTVSPLTSSTYPPITEKNPLRVPGTLVDDKRNFGTIEVSGPLKSRKLTVHIFDFAGKELWTREILAK, encoded by the coding sequence ATGAATAGGTCGGCCGCAATCTTCGTCATATTTTCTCTAGCTTCGTTTCTTTCCGTCGGAGGCAAAAGCAAAATCCCGACTCAAACGGACTCGATCTCCTTGAGGAACGGTCCCATGGTCGGTTACTCGACTCATAAAGAAGTGAAACTATGGGTGCAGACTAAAAACCCCGCAAAAGTCTATGCGGAATATTTCCCCGTGCAGGATCCGAAGACCAGAAAGAAAACCTCGGAAATCATGACCCGTCACGAAAATGGAAATGTGGCTCATCTAATCGCGGACTTTCTCGAGCCGGGTACGGTTTATTCCTACATAATTTATGTCGACGATGTGCCCCTAGAGATTCGGAATACGCAGCAATTTCGGACTCTACCGATCTGGATAGGAAAACAGAACGGTCCGCCGAATTTCCGTTTCGCTCTAGGTAGTTGTTCGTTTATCAACGATCCTAAATACGACACACAACCGAAACCGTACGGAGGAAACTACGAGATTTTCCGCTCCATCTTATCCAAAGAACCCGAATTCATGTTATGGATGGGCGACAACATCTATTTGAGGGAACCTGATTGGGACTCCAGAACCGGTTTTCTGTATCGGTACACGCACCAAAGGGCCGTCCCGGAATTGGCTCCTTTGCTTGCGAGAGTTCACCAATATGCGATTTGGGACGATCACGATTGGGGGCCGAACGATAGCGATTCCTCGTTTTGGCTCCGGGATACGGCGGAAGAAATGTTCAAACTATTTTGGACGAATCCCAATTATGCGAAACGCGGAATCTACGGATCCTTTACCTGGGGAGACGCCCAGTTCTTCTTAATGGACGATAGGACCTTCCGGACCGCGAACGATAATAAGACGGGCAAACGATCCTATCTAGGAGAAAAACAATTGGATTGGTTGATCAACTCCCTCGCATTTTCCAAATACACATTCAAATTCGTGGTCGTCGGCGGGCAGGTGTTGAATCCTCTCGAGGTCTACGAAAACTATTCCACGTACTCCGACGAAAGAAACCGGTTGATCGCCGCCATCCGAAAACTAAAGTTGAAAAACGTGATATTTCTGACCGGAGATAGACACTTTACGGAATTGTCCCTACTCGAAGAAAACGGCGAGGAACCTCTCTACGATCTTACCGTTTCTCCCTTAACCTCCTCCACTTATCCGCCGATCACGGAAAAAAATCCTCTAAGAGTACCGGGAACCCTTGTGGACGACAAACGCAACTTCGGAACGATCGAAGTTTCCGGTCCTTTAAAAAGTCGAAAATTGACCGTTCATATATTCGATTTTGCAGGCAAAGAACTTTGGACCCGCGAAATTCTGGCAAAATGA
- a CDS encoding M48 family metallopeptidase: protein MFNKRGAFFLILILSGICLAIFVSAFKIGVEKQATLAPMFQLLGKPLKTLDRGLTKVLPISDLDEKQLGDAIAERYSGYAENEQNPDLVYLRSLVAKLSERNKKGFHYRILILETEEANAFAMPGGVLFVTSGLLKTVRSESELVSVIGHEIGHVELSHCMDGVRFELLSRKIDAAGLGELADLAVRILLKPGFSKNQEDEADDYGYKVLIREGYDPFAMGKTFQRLKESAGGQEKTESPIGEYFMTHPYLDLRSEKFREKAKRENKGKYYIGIRNLSDRICRFDSEYESEFVLRK, encoded by the coding sequence ATGTTCAATAAAAGAGGTGCGTTCTTTCTCATTTTGATTTTATCCGGGATTTGCCTGGCGATTTTTGTTTCGGCATTCAAAATCGGCGTAGAAAAACAGGCCACGCTCGCGCCGATGTTCCAGCTTTTGGGAAAACCTCTCAAAACTCTGGACAGAGGTTTGACTAAGGTGCTTCCGATATCGGATTTGGACGAAAAGCAACTCGGAGATGCGATTGCGGAAAGATACTCCGGTTATGCGGAGAACGAACAAAACCCGGACTTGGTATACTTAAGGTCTTTGGTGGCGAAACTTTCCGAAAGAAATAAGAAGGGCTTTCATTACAGGATTTTGATCCTCGAAACCGAGGAAGCGAACGCCTTCGCAATGCCGGGGGGCGTTTTATTCGTTACATCCGGTCTACTTAAGACGGTACGATCGGAATCGGAATTGGTATCCGTGATCGGGCATGAAATCGGACATGTGGAGCTTTCCCATTGTATGGACGGGGTTCGTTTCGAACTTTTAAGCCGGAAAATAGATGCAGCCGGCCTGGGAGAGCTTGCGGATTTAGCCGTCAGGATCCTACTCAAGCCCGGCTTTAGTAAAAACCAGGAAGACGAAGCGGATGACTACGGATACAAAGTTCTGATTCGGGAAGGTTATGATCCGTTTGCAATGGGAAAAACATTCCAAAGATTAAAGGAATCCGCCGGAGGGCAGGAAAAAACGGAATCCCCGATCGGGGAGTATTTTATGACTCATCCGTACCTCGACCTTCGGTCCGAGAAATTTCGAGAAAAGGCCAAACGAGAAAATAAAGGAAAATATTATATAGGAATTCGAAATTTATCGGATCGGATTTGTCGGTTCGATTCCGAGTACGAATCGGAATTTGTGCTACGCAAATAA
- a CDS encoding PAS domain S-box protein, which translates to MNPKEFESEFLLQIFEISPEAILITDLNGTVQKANQAFFNLFGYSESESLSLNLRDFLRLNAAALESVQSLELEIPHKNGKFLPVSLKLHISDTAEEKKKTVCAFFREVTGAGSSESRDLRSTKENWEALKQVFDLNPLPMSISEIDSGKLIDVNERFSQEVGYSLEELIGKETTDLGIWENNERRQEIIERLHKEKSVSNIELLFRRKSGEEFWGLFSAQIIEYKGRPVLLTITAPISERIREEREKRKLLEDMRENQEILDQIIRLNPSAITLSKADGTYLEVNDLFLEYLGKPKEMVLGKTPVELGIYYDLNDREKVLAGLRQDGIVKNLEINMETVDGKIRPVLFSARMLESRGEKKILAIGLDITDIKESRERLESLAKELEKSRELFQRLFQLIPSAVTLTDLETRVVVDVNERFLELTRFSRDEVLGKNSADMGIWDFVPEFRESVYKLLESRSEVTGLESIFKTKDGLSIPVLYSGRIVVLNDRPHLISVCTDISERKKAEEEARRLNEEILFNKDLFEKMFELNPAAVSLSELETGIYRQVNHNYCELIGFPREKVVGRSSLELGIWLTNVDRQALVAELKEKGWTGSIEATIRHSDGTERQVLSGNRVFPVNGKMMLLALLIDITEKKRVESERDEYMAKMLESKELFERVFEMNPDTITISELSTGRYISVNERFTEMLQYSKEEAIGKTSVELGIWSSSVRKEIVNNLNQKGLTREMDVKLIRKDGSMVDVIFSGRVVHLGKSPALIAITRDVTLSKLAAKEKEEQAQRLSRQAKAFLEMATDPEFASGNLDLGAKKICRMAADTLDCDRASIWIFELRNKETWRMIAGWDRKAGSYSETGSMRISDFPNFFAAIKTDRFIDAKDAIHDPRTFEFAESYSIPLEITSILDVPIFLRGEVIGVICMEHRGPMREWKGYESQFSVTVAEQITQLLLNAERSAAKMDLEKAVTVRTSELASALDNLRKTQDQLILSEKMAALGQLVAGIAHEINNPLGAISALSGELKAYLNSAADRLEKLGTTLASVNPTLIHSLSNFIRYGIENKESPPSREERRILLKEIKTKLAEFGFENPYYLADRLTDVGMQSALKEFPELLENPINFPLVDFAIDEVQTYKNVISIRLAVDRTSKIVYALKNYAHIDLGGRKVETDLAENIETVLTIYHNQIKNGVEVELDFPIRPKVPAFPDDLLQVWTNLIYNSLQAMKFKGKIWIAIRDSNEDVTVSIKDNGPGISPDVKAKIFDPFFTTKGPGEGSGLGLDISRRIILKHGGRMEFESKQGETVFKVILPKS; encoded by the coding sequence TTGAATCCGAAAGAATTTGAATCCGAATTTCTATTACAGATTTTCGAAATTTCTCCCGAGGCCATCCTCATAACGGACCTAAACGGAACCGTGCAGAAAGCGAATCAGGCGTTCTTCAATCTATTCGGATATTCCGAATCGGAATCTTTGTCCTTAAATCTTCGGGATTTTTTGAGACTAAACGCGGCCGCCCTAGAATCAGTTCAAAGTTTAGAATTAGAAATTCCTCATAAGAACGGAAAATTTCTGCCAGTATCGCTAAAATTGCATATTAGCGATACTGCCGAAGAAAAGAAAAAAACCGTTTGCGCCTTTTTTCGAGAAGTAACCGGAGCCGGATCCTCTGAATCCCGCGATCTCCGGTCCACCAAAGAAAATTGGGAAGCGTTAAAGCAGGTTTTCGATTTAAATCCACTGCCCATGTCGATCTCCGAAATCGATTCCGGAAAACTGATCGATGTCAACGAACGCTTTTCCCAAGAAGTCGGATACTCGTTGGAAGAGTTGATCGGAAAGGAAACTACCGATCTCGGAATTTGGGAGAACAACGAGCGAAGACAAGAAATCATCGAAAGACTGCATAAGGAAAAATCCGTCAGCAATATCGAATTGCTCTTTCGAAGGAAATCGGGAGAGGAATTCTGGGGACTCTTCTCCGCGCAAATCATCGAGTACAAAGGACGACCTGTCTTACTAACGATCACCGCTCCTATATCGGAACGAATCCGGGAGGAAAGAGAAAAAAGAAAACTCCTGGAAGATATGCGGGAAAACCAGGAGATTCTGGATCAGATCATACGTTTAAATCCTTCCGCAATCACACTTTCCAAAGCGGACGGAACGTATCTCGAAGTGAACGACCTTTTTCTGGAGTATTTGGGAAAACCGAAGGAAATGGTTCTAGGAAAAACTCCCGTCGAATTAGGAATCTATTACGACCTGAATGACAGAGAAAAGGTGCTAGCGGGACTAAGACAGGACGGGATCGTCAAGAATTTAGAAATCAATATGGAAACCGTCGACGGTAAAATCCGTCCGGTTCTCTTCTCGGCACGCATGCTCGAATCTAGAGGAGAAAAGAAAATCCTCGCGATCGGATTGGATATCACCGATATCAAGGAGTCCAGGGAAAGATTGGAATCCTTAGCCAAAGAGTTGGAAAAAAGTCGGGAATTATTTCAGAGACTTTTTCAGCTCATCCCTTCCGCAGTAACTCTAACCGATTTGGAAACTAGAGTCGTAGTGGACGTGAACGAACGTTTTCTGGAACTTACCCGATTTTCAAGGGACGAGGTTTTAGGAAAGAACTCCGCGGATATGGGAATTTGGGATTTTGTACCTGAGTTCCGCGAATCCGTATATAAGTTGCTCGAATCCAGGAGCGAAGTCACCGGGTTGGAATCGATATTTAAAACGAAAGACGGCCTCTCCATACCGGTTTTATATTCCGGAAGAATCGTAGTTTTAAACGATCGACCACACTTAATTTCCGTTTGTACGGACATTTCGGAAAGAAAGAAAGCGGAAGAGGAAGCCCGCAGATTAAACGAAGAGATATTATTCAACAAAGATCTGTTCGAAAAGATGTTCGAGCTCAATCCGGCAGCGGTCAGTCTTTCCGAATTGGAAACCGGAATTTATAGACAGGTAAACCATAACTACTGCGAATTGATCGGATTCCCAAGAGAAAAAGTCGTCGGAAGATCCTCTCTCGAACTCGGCATTTGGCTGACGAACGTAGACCGACAAGCTCTCGTCGCAGAATTGAAAGAGAAAGGTTGGACCGGTAGTATAGAAGCCACGATCCGACATTCGGACGGAACGGAAAGGCAAGTGTTATCGGGAAATCGTGTATTTCCTGTGAACGGTAAAATGATGCTACTCGCTCTCTTGATAGATATCACGGAAAAGAAGAGAGTAGAATCCGAGCGCGACGAATACATGGCTAAGATGTTGGAGAGCAAAGAACTCTTCGAACGGGTATTCGAAATGAACCCCGATACGATCACTATCTCCGAATTAAGCACGGGAAGATATATCAGCGTAAACGAAAGATTTACAGAGATGCTCCAGTACTCTAAAGAAGAAGCGATCGGAAAAACTTCTGTAGAACTGGGAATCTGGTCGAGTTCCGTAAGAAAGGAGATCGTGAATAATCTGAACCAAAAAGGATTAACACGGGAGATGGACGTAAAACTCATCCGAAAAGACGGATCCATGGTGGATGTTATCTTCTCAGGGCGGGTAGTTCATCTAGGGAAATCCCCCGCTCTGATCGCTATTACGAGAGACGTGACTCTTTCCAAACTTGCCGCCAAGGAAAAGGAAGAGCAGGCCCAAAGACTTTCCCGACAGGCAAAAGCTTTCCTTGAAATGGCCACGGACCCGGAATTCGCTTCCGGAAATCTGGATCTAGGGGCTAAAAAAATCTGCCGAATGGCTGCCGATACTTTAGATTGTGACCGGGCGTCGATCTGGATATTCGAACTGCGTAACAAGGAAACTTGGAGGATGATCGCCGGCTGGGACCGAAAAGCCGGTTCTTATTCGGAGACGGGCTCAATGAGAATTTCCGATTTTCCGAATTTCTTTGCAGCGATAAAAACGGATCGCTTCATCGACGCAAAAGATGCGATCCACGACCCTCGAACTTTCGAATTCGCGGAATCTTACAGTATTCCTTTAGAGATAACCTCCATACTGGACGTTCCGATTTTTCTTAGAGGAGAAGTGATAGGTGTGATTTGCATGGAACATAGAGGTCCGATGCGGGAATGGAAAGGATACGAATCTCAATTCTCCGTAACGGTAGCAGAGCAGATCACCCAGCTTTTGCTGAACGCGGAGAGATCGGCGGCAAAAATGGATTTGGAGAAAGCGGTAACCGTTCGTACTTCCGAACTCGCCTCCGCTTTGGACAATCTTCGCAAAACCCAGGACCAACTGATTCTATCCGAAAAAATGGCCGCTTTAGGACAATTGGTCGCCGGGATCGCTCACGAAATCAATAATCCTCTCGGCGCCATATCCGCTTTAAGCGGTGAATTGAAAGCTTACTTGAATTCTGCTGCAGATCGCCTGGAAAAATTGGGAACGACTCTAGCTTCCGTCAATCCGACGTTGATCCATTCGCTTTCCAATTTTATCCGCTACGGAATAGAGAATAAGGAATCTCCTCCCTCCCGAGAAGAAAGACGAATTTTGCTAAAGGAAATCAAAACAAAGCTGGCCGAATTCGGATTCGAGAATCCCTACTATCTCGCCGATCGATTGACTGACGTAGGAATGCAGTCCGCCTTGAAAGAGTTTCCGGAACTCCTTGAGAATCCGATCAACTTTCCCTTAGTCGATTTTGCCATAGACGAAGTTCAAACTTACAAAAACGTAATTTCCATCCGTCTAGCGGTCGATCGAACCTCGAAAATCGTCTATGCCTTGAAGAATTATGCACATATAGATCTGGGCGGAAGAAAGGTGGAAACGGACTTGGCGGAAAATATAGAAACCGTCCTGACCATATATCACAATCAAATCAAGAACGGTGTCGAAGTGGAATTGGATTTTCCGATTCGACCGAAAGTCCCCGCTTTCCCGGACGATCTCTTACAGGTTTGGACCAATTTGATTTATAATTCGTTACAAGCGATGAAGTTCAAAGGCAAAATCTGGATTGCGATCCGGGATTCCAACGAAGATGTAACCGTTTCGATAAAGGACAACGGCCCCGGAATTTCCCCGGACGTAAAAGCTAAGATTTTCGACCCGTTCTTCACTACCAAAGGACCGGGAGAGGGTAGCGGATTAGGTCTGGACATATCGAGAAGAATCATATTGAAGCACGGAGGAAGAATGGAGTTCGAATCCAAACAAGGCGAGACCGTTTTCAAAGTGATCCTTCCGAAATCATGA
- a CDS encoding DUF1003 domain-containing protein, which translates to MENAVCFITKKELDPDDCYRAGSLPKFIFRKIQEEYPGLAQDSYISSEKVKEFQRKYLSNLVQEESQELDRIEKEVLDSIEKNQVLSENIEPIIEHKLTFGEKLSDKIAEFGGSWTFIFSFFGFILLWIVLNAGYLLLKPFDEYPFILLNLILSCIAAIQAPIIMMSQNRQEQKDRTRSEHDYKINLKAELEIKLLHEKIDYLIAHQNRKLMEIQEIQVEYLDDILKRFNKRTGDLQN; encoded by the coding sequence ATGGAGAATGCCGTTTGCTTTATAACGAAAAAAGAATTGGATCCGGACGATTGTTATAGGGCGGGTTCGCTTCCGAAATTCATTTTCCGTAAAATACAAGAGGAGTATCCGGGATTGGCACAGGATTCTTATATTTCTTCGGAAAAGGTAAAAGAATTCCAAAGAAAGTACCTTAGCAATTTGGTTCAGGAGGAATCTCAGGAATTGGATCGGATCGAAAAGGAAGTCCTAGATTCGATCGAAAAAAACCAGGTCCTTTCCGAAAATATTGAGCCCATCATCGAACATAAACTTACTTTCGGCGAAAAACTTTCGGATAAGATTGCCGAATTCGGCGGGAGTTGGACCTTTATTTTTTCCTTTTTCGGATTCATACTTCTTTGGATCGTCTTGAATGCGGGTTATCTGCTTTTAAAACCTTTTGACGAATATCCGTTCATCCTGTTGAACCTGATCCTTTCCTGTATAGCGGCGATCCAGGCGCCGATCATTATGATGAGCCAGAATCGTCAGGAACAGAAGGACAGGACTCGAAGCGAACACGACTACAAAATTAATCTTAAGGCCGAATTGGAGATCAAACTTCTGCACGAAAAGATTGATTACCTGATTGCCCATCAAAATCGCAAGCTGATGGAAATCCAAGAAATCCAAGTGGAATATTTGGATGATATATTAAAAAGATTCAATAAACGGACGGGCGATTTGCAAAACTAA